One stretch of Gammaproteobacteria bacterium DNA includes these proteins:
- a CDS encoding glycosyltransferase family 4 protein, whose amino-acid sequence MSQPRKKILYFVTEDWYFCSHRLPLALAAKNAGYEVVVVTRVREYGDMIRSAGLKLVPLELDRTARGLLSQLKTVRNLISIYKKEKPDIVHHVAMMPVIYGSLAAKLARVPAVVNALAGLGYIFTSSHIKARMIKVIISIAFRGLLRGRHYHTIFQNPDDRRLLCQTGIIDKKNTVLIRGSGVDTNKFSPASAVDNREPVVMLASRMLWDKGVGIFVEAARNLKSEGVSAQFWLVGEGDSGNRNAVPVEQLKEWHDEKVIKWLGQCEDMVATFSQTDIVCLPSSYGEGVPLVLIEAAACGKPIVTTDAPGCREIVRHNENGLLVPQKNVDDLTSALRSLITDKSLRIKMGKKGREIACNEFSAPHVVGATLEVYKTLEQ is encoded by the coding sequence TTGAGCCAACCAAGAAAAAAAATTCTCTATTTCGTCACAGAAGACTGGTATTTCTGTTCCCATAGACTTCCTCTAGCATTAGCTGCAAAAAATGCAGGTTATGAAGTTGTTGTTGTGACTCGGGTACGCGAGTATGGCGATATGATTCGCTCAGCAGGGTTGAAATTAGTGCCGCTAGAGCTTGATAGAACCGCTCGTGGTTTATTGTCACAGTTAAAAACAGTTCGAAACCTAATCTCCATTTATAAAAAAGAAAAACCTGATATTGTTCATCATGTTGCAATGATGCCAGTTATATATGGATCTTTGGCCGCAAAGCTGGCTCGTGTTCCAGCTGTTGTTAATGCTCTCGCAGGGTTAGGGTATATTTTTACTTCTTCTCATATAAAAGCACGAATGATTAAGGTGATTATCAGTATAGCTTTTCGGGGTTTATTAAGAGGTCGCCATTATCATACGATATTTCAAAACCCTGATGATAGACGACTGCTATGTCAAACTGGAATTATTGATAAAAAAAACACAGTATTGATTCGTGGCTCTGGTGTTGATACCAATAAATTCTCCCCGGCCAGTGCCGTCGATAATCGTGAGCCTGTTGTTATGCTTGCTTCTCGTATGCTGTGGGACAAAGGGGTTGGGATATTTGTCGAGGCTGCTCGAAATCTTAAATCAGAAGGTGTAAGTGCACAATTTTGGCTTGTAGGTGAAGGTGATTCAGGAAATCGAAATGCTGTGCCGGTTGAGCAGCTAAAAGAGTGGCATGATGAGAAGGTCATTAAATGGCTGGGTCAATGTGAAGATATGGTTGCTACCTTCTCTCAAACTGACATTGTTTGTTTGCCGTCATCATATGGTGAAGGCGTGCCTCTTGTTTTAATAGAAGCTGCGGCGTGTGGAAAACCTATAGTAACCACTGATGCACCAGGTTGTAGAGAGATTGTCAGGCATAATGAAAACGGTCTATTAGTTCCTCAAAAAAATGTGGACGATTTAACTTCTGCTTTAAGAAGTTTAATTACAGATAAATCATTAAGAATAAAAATGGGTAAGAAAGGAAGAGAGATTGCTTGTAACGAATTTTCGGCTCCGCATGTGGTTGGTGCTACCCTGGAAGTTTATAAGACACTGGAACAATGA
- a CDS encoding glycosyltransferase family 4 protein, with protein sequence VAVGASEDTLKELPIEVRPWSEESEVQLIQKFDIGIMPLEDSPWERGKCGYKLIQYMACGLPVVASPVGVNKKIVDHEVSGFLAHNLNEWEQMLGYLLNDQNLRQRMGEKGRSSVESWYSTHIQAPRLEKLMSEALK encoded by the coding sequence TGTCGCTGTGGGAGCGAGTGAAGATACGCTTAAAGAGTTACCTATTGAGGTGCGGCCTTGGTCTGAAGAGAGCGAGGTTCAGTTAATTCAAAAGTTTGATATAGGTATTATGCCATTAGAGGACTCTCCATGGGAGCGTGGTAAATGCGGTTATAAATTAATTCAATACATGGCTTGTGGCTTGCCAGTGGTCGCATCTCCAGTGGGTGTTAATAAGAAAATAGTTGATCATGAAGTCAGTGGTTTTCTTGCACACAATCTAAATGAGTGGGAGCAGATGTTAGGCTACCTTTTAAATGACCAAAATTTGAGACAACGTATGGGAGAAAAGGGTCGCTCTAGTGTGGAGTCTTGGTACTCAACGCATATACAAGCCCCCAGGCTGGAAAAGCTGATGTCTGAGGCACTGAAGTAG
- a CDS encoding SDR family oxidoreductase has product MNNILITGATGFVGRVLVDRVLESHREVRVALRQNSPLFSSEVDKIIVESLGEKTDWSAALEQVDTIVHLAARVHVMNDHSLNPLEEFRKVNTEGTLNLARQAEAAGVKRFIFISSIKVNGEFTKNGAPFTAMDTPAPQDPYGASKLEAEQGLLALAKKTGMEVVIIRPPLVYGPGVKANFLKMMTGLNKGLPLPLGAVHNKRSLVSLDNLVDLILICVDHPAAANEIFLVSDDDDLSTPELLRRMAKAMGKSARLIPVPEGLLKFSATCLGKRDVAQRLLGSLQLDITKTKELLSWVPPVRVDNAFKKTAEYFLTNPSH; this is encoded by the coding sequence ATGAATAATATACTGATTACTGGTGCCACCGGTTTTGTTGGGCGGGTGCTGGTTGATCGTGTGCTTGAGAGTCACCGTGAAGTCAGGGTGGCTTTGCGCCAAAACAGCCCTCTTTTTTCATCTGAAGTTGACAAAATTATTGTTGAAAGTTTAGGGGAGAAAACAGACTGGAGCGCAGCTTTGGAACAGGTTGATACAATCGTTCACCTTGCCGCCCGTGTTCACGTCATGAACGACCATTCATTAAACCCATTAGAAGAGTTCAGAAAAGTAAACACCGAAGGCACACTGAATCTTGCACGCCAAGCTGAAGCGGCGGGTGTTAAACGGTTTATTTTTATCAGCTCCATCAAGGTCAATGGTGAGTTTACAAAAAATGGAGCTCCATTCACTGCAATGGACACGCCTGCGCCTCAAGATCCTTATGGTGCTTCCAAGCTTGAGGCGGAACAAGGGCTTTTAGCCTTGGCTAAAAAAACAGGTATGGAAGTTGTTATTATTCGCCCACCTTTAGTTTATGGCCCAGGGGTGAAGGCTAATTTTCTTAAAATGATGACGGGCTTAAACAAAGGTTTACCACTGCCATTAGGTGCCGTACACAATAAGCGCAGTTTAGTCTCTTTGGATAATCTGGTCGATCTGATTTTGATTTGTGTCGACCACCCGGCAGCAGCCAATGAAATTTTTCTGGTGAGTGATGATGATGATCTCTCTACACCTGAATTATTGCGGCGTATGGCTAAAGCAATGGGGAAATCAGCACGATTGATACCTGTTCCTGAGGGGTTACTTAAATTTAGTGCAACATGTCTTGGAAAACGAGACGTTGCTCAACGTTTGTTGGGTTCATTGCAGTTAGATATTACTAAAACAAAAGAGCTGTTGAGCTGGGTGCCACCCGTCAGGGTGGACAACGCATTTAAAAAAACAGCAGAATATTTTCTAACCAACCCGTCGCATTGA
- a CDS encoding glycosyltransferase family 4 protein has protein sequence MNDIVWIALLMGGASWGLTGFLRSYALKKQLIDVPNNRSSHTVPTPRGGGVAIVVTFLLALLFLGFFNMLPADLVWALVGAGVGVALVGFIDDHGHISARWRLLVHFLCAGWALAWLGGLPPLPIFGIVLDIGWFGYLLAAFFLVWLLNLYNFMDGIDGLASIEAVTVCLSGAVLYMLVSVNNGVEIPLLLLTTTVAGFLLWNFPKAKIFMGDAGSGFVGMVLGIFTIQAAWVMPELFWGWIILLGAFVVDATVTLVRRVLRGDKFYEAHRSHAYQYASRQYKGHVSVSIAFGIINLCWLLPIAVFVSIGWLDGVAGVVVAYLPLVMLAYRFKAGANEC, from the coding sequence ATGAATGATATCGTTTGGATTGCATTGCTTATGGGTGGAGCATCTTGGGGGCTCACTGGTTTTTTACGCTCTTATGCGCTTAAAAAGCAGTTAATAGATGTCCCCAATAATCGAAGTTCCCATACCGTGCCGACTCCGAGAGGGGGGGGCGTTGCTATTGTCGTCACGTTTTTGCTTGCGCTACTGTTTCTTGGGTTTTTTAATATGCTTCCAGCTGATCTTGTTTGGGCGCTGGTTGGGGCTGGAGTTGGAGTCGCATTGGTTGGTTTTATTGATGATCATGGCCATATTTCTGCACGTTGGCGTCTGTTAGTGCATTTTTTATGTGCGGGTTGGGCATTAGCCTGGCTGGGTGGCTTGCCACCTTTACCCATTTTTGGCATTGTGCTCGACATAGGGTGGTTTGGGTATTTGTTGGCGGCTTTTTTTCTGGTTTGGTTGCTGAACCTCTATAATTTTATGGATGGTATTGATGGTCTCGCGAGTATTGAAGCCGTAACGGTATGCTTGAGTGGTGCTGTTTTATATATGCTGGTGTCGGTAAATAATGGCGTGGAAATACCATTGCTTCTATTAACCACAACAGTGGCTGGTTTTCTTCTCTGGAACTTTCCCAAAGCAAAAATATTTATGGGCGATGCGGGTAGTGGTTTTGTCGGTATGGTGCTGGGAATTTTTACTATACAGGCGGCTTGGGTTATGCCTGAGTTATTTTGGGGCTGGATTATTTTGCTGGGTGCGTTTGTGGTGGATGCAACGGTGACCTTGGTGCGTCGGGTTCTACGTGGAGACAAATTTTACGAAGCACATCGAAGTCACGCTTACCAATATGCCTCTCGCCAATACAAAGGGCATGTTTCCGTTTCTATTGCCTTCGGTATCATTAATTTATGTTGGCTTTTGCCTATTGCTGTATTCGTTTCTATAGGCTGGTTGGATGGTGTTGCAGGTGTGGTTGTGGCTTACCTTCCCTTGGTCATGTTGGCTTATCGTTTCAAAGCAGGTGCAAATGAGTGTTAA